TCCAACGCTGACGCAAATCATCGCAGATCTAATTCCGGTTAACAGGTCGACAGGCAACTGGGCTTCGAGGTGAAGGGTGGGAGAAGACTATACTCAAATGGAATTCGAGGGGGAATGCAATGGTCTCAGGGAATGTTCTCGGGGTGAGATTGAGGCTCGTTGTCGTCCGGGCTGTATCCAGCTGCACTTATTGCTGAGGACACCGGAGTACCGACAGGGTGGCACAGACATTCCTGTCTGTGCGTCATTCGACGCTGGATTGTTGTGGGGCTGTTGCAGGTTAGAGCATTGGGGACAGTCATTCTCCGCTGCGGCGGTTCTTTCCCACAGACAGGAATGTCTGTGCTACTGGCCTGGGGTGACGAGGTGTTCGCTCATGCTGAAGGCAGGCCTCCTGTTGCTTCGTGACAAAGAGATGAATCTCTGTGTCATCCAGTCGCTGACCGACGTTCCCTATCGGAACAGCCAGACTTTCACACGGCCGCAGCGTCGGACAGCCTCTTCCTGTGACTTCGTCACCCAGACGTACACGTCTGGGCCATCCTCGGTTCGTTGACGCGCTGTCAGTGCGGAAAACGCGAAGAAGCATGGGTGGCCCCGAAAGATTCTTTCGGGGCGGCGCCGCTGTGGGAGAACGGGATTTGACGTCTTACTTCAGAAGGGCGTCGAATGATGCACAGACAGGAATGTCTGTGCTACTCGCCTGGGGGGACGAGGGAGGATGGTCCCTCGCTCACGCTGCGGATTGGGATTGAGGCGGGACGCTGCGGGTTGGGATTGGATAGTCACGCTTCGGGGCGTGGGGGATAATGTGTCGCGTGTGCAGGCTTTATTCTGTCTCGGAGGTCGGGGTGACCGTTGCTCCGCGGTTTCCGGCACGGGTGATGCGGACAGTGGCGGACGGGACCGTGGAGAAGACGCGTTCGATGACGGCCTGGACGCTGTCGTCGTCTTTGCAGACGCCGAACATCGTCGGACCCCAGGAAGACTGGGCGATTCCCTGGATGCCGGCCTGTTCGAAGCAGTCGAAGATGGTTTCGCAGACGGGATGCCGAAATCGTCCTCCCTGAACCGGGGCGAATGTGTCGCCGACGAGATTGCCGAACCGCTGCAGGGTCTCGGAAAAGGCCTTGAAGCTGGAGCAATCCTCTTCGATGGTCTGCAACAGGTCTTCGAGTTCATCGAGTCGATCCGGGGCGATTTCGGGCATCGACTGAAATGCACGCTCTTCCTGCTCGCCCGAATAACCGGCGATCTGGTCCGGCGTGACCAGGACGAATCGCCACGTTTCCGGCAGGGAGGCGGCGAAGCGATAAATCCCGGCATCTTCATCCGGGCTGATGCCGCGATCGATCAGCAGTCCACCCCGGTGGAATCCGAAGGTGCCGATGCAGGAGCGTTTGCCGCGGCCAAGGACCCGCGAGAGTTCCGGGGCGGCGACGTCGACGCCCGCCAGTTGAGCCCAGCAGGTGCCGATGGCCAGATCGAACTGGGTTCCCGCTCCGAGCCCGGCATGAAACGGAATGAGCGAATCGAACTCGACAGCAATCGCAGGCTTCACGGCGGGCCAGCGGGCTTCGCAGCGTTCGATGACACTGAGGAAGCGGTCTCGAATGAGATCGGCTGGGACGCTGGTTTCCTCTTCAGCCAGTTCATTGATGAGATCCGGCGAATAGCCGAGTTCGTGGTCGTCGCCATCGATGCGTTCGGCCAGCAGGTCGAAGCCGGGCTCATCGATCATGAGGCCGAAGCCCTGGAACAGCTTTCCGCCGGGACGATGGTCGGAGAAGAGACCGCAATGCAGGCGGGCTCCGGTGGATACCGAGACGTTCGTAACGTGTGGACCGGTCATCTAATCATCCCTGGCCGAATCTGCATGGTTTCCTGTTTGCTGCGTTTCGGCGTGAATGAAATGAACCAGCAGGTCGAAAGCCGCTCGACCTTCGGCATCCGCAGTTTTCTCAATGAGAACTTTGAGTCTGTCGAGTTCGTGAAGAATGACGTTCCGTTCCAGAATGTGCAATCGCGAAGCCAGAATCGCCGCTTCAATTACGGCATGGGCTCCGCGGTTAAAGCCGAGGAACGGTCGCAGGTTGTGAGATTGAACGACTTCGGCGGTCAGGACCATCCGCTGTCCCGTCTCGTCGCGGTTTCGAATGCGGAATTCATACGCCTGGCAGGCGTCGGGGAAGAGTCGGCCGTGAATTGTCTTTGTGGGTAACCAGTCCACCGAAGTAGAGGCGAAGCTGCGGCTGATCGCCTGGGCGAGGGGCAGGACTCGGTCGGTGACGTGAAAGACCCCTTCGGGGTGTGCGATCAAATTCCGGTAGGTGCGGGACTCGGGGAAGGGGCGGAAAATCAATTCCTGAATCTGGCCCTCGGCATCGAGCGTAGGGATGGGGCCCATCGGTGCCAGATTGACGCTGGCGTCTTCGTTCAGCGTGGTGACGAGACCTTCGAGGACGTAGGGCACGGGGACGAACCTTCAGTTCGTGGAAGCGAAGAATGGACCGGTAGGTTGAGATCGAGGGAAGAGGGGTGGTATCCTGCCTGACATCGAAGACCGGACATACGAGCCGGTCCTGACTACAGTCCATGGTGACTGTTCCTCAATGATTCCGCAACAGGGGCCCCCCATGCAAGTGAACTCCGCACCACGCCTGTCCCTCCTCCTCACCGCAGTTGTCGCCGTGCTCGCCGTGACTGCCTCACCGATTCTCGCCGAAGAGAAACTCAACACGCCTCCCAAGGGCTTTAAAGCTCTGTTCAACGGGAAAGACCTGACCAACTGGCAGGGGCTGGTTGGGAACCCGAAGACCCGAGCCGAGATGTCGGACGAAGAGCTCGCCGAAGCTCAGAAGAAAGCCGACGAAGAAATGCGGGCCCACTGGGAACCCAAAGATGGCATTCTCGTCTTCGACGGCAAAGGCAAGAACCTGTGCACGAAGAAGAAGTACGGCAACTTCGAACTGTACGTTGACTGGAAAATCGAGCCGAAGGGCGACAGCGGGATCTACCTGCGTGGAACGCCGCAGGTGCAGATCTGGGATCCGACGGTCGAAGTCGAACGGAACAGCGTCGGCTCCGGCGGTTTGTTCAACAACAAGATTCACCCGAGTACGCCCAGCAAGTGTGCCGACAACCCGATCGGCGAGTGGAACACGTTTTGGATCAAGATGGTGGACGACAAGGTCAGCGTGAAGCTGAACGGCGAACTGGTCGTCGATAACGTCGTGCTGGAAAACTACTGGGAACGCGACAAGCCGATCTACCCGAAAGAAGCAATCGAACTCCAGAACCACGGCAACACGCTCTACTTCCGGAACATCTACGTGAAAGAGCTTCCGTAAGCGAGCGTGTGATGGGATCCAGATCGGTGGCACAGACATTCGCGTCTGTGTCACCGGTTGGAACGTAGCGGCGGCATCCTGCCGCCGGGAAAGCGTGGTTGGAGAGATGACGTTCCGATGCCATGGATTTCTCGGAGCGGAAAGTCGGTGACATGATCCACGCGGATTGACATGGTGCGTCCATTCGGCGGCAGGATAGCGCCGGTACGGTTTTGGCACCCTGGACAGGAAAGCCTTTCATGCTCGAAATTGAACGTCCGCGGTCAGGGGCTCAGTTTGAGCCGGGACAGGTGGTTCCGGTTGATGTCCGGTGGAGCCTGCTGGAGGATCAGAGTCGGGTCGAGCTGCGGCTGGTCTGGAATACGGTCGGCAAGGGCGATCAGAATCTGAGCATCGAGGAGACCTGGACTTACAGCAACATCGGACTGAGCGGTCAAAAGCACGAAGAGATTCAGCTGCCGGACGGACCCTACAGTTGTTCCGGCAAGCTGCTGTCTCTGGTCTGGGCGTTCGAGCTGATTGTCTTCCCGAGTGGCGAATCGACTCGCACGGAGTTCCTGATGGCTCCGGGAGCGAGCGAAATCATCCTGCATTCCGCAGCTGAGTGACGGGGGGACGTCTTTCATGTCTGTCCAGGCGGCTCGCTTCAATCCGTTCGCCACCGAACATCTCGTGAAGATCCGGTATCAGTTTGAGACCGATTCGCTGGAAGGTCTGATCGGACAACTGGACGCGATGAACCGTCGGGCCGCTCTGGTGGGGCCGGAAGGACATGGCAAGACGACTCTGCAGAGAGAGATCGCCGCTCACTACGAATCACGCGGGGTGACCGTTCACTGGATTCGCCTGACCCGTGACCGACGGGTGCTGCCGACGGGGGCGATCCCGGAACTGCGTCGCATTCTGAAGGCGGACGATCTGCTCTGTGTCGACGGAGCCGAGCAGATGAACTGGTGGACCTGGCGAAAACTGATCCGCTCTCTGCCTGCTGAAACGGGGTGCCTGATTACAACGCATCAACCAGGACTGCTGCCGACGCTGCGACAGTGCGAGACGACGCCGGAACTGCTTGATCGCATTGTCGCCGAGCTGCTGAGATCAGGGTTTCCGGATTGGAAGATTCCGACGAAAGACGTCTTCGCCCGGCATCGCGGAGACCTGCGACTGTGCCTGTTCGAGCTGTACGATGCGTATGCCTCGGGAGAGCTGCACGAACTCCAGCGTTCTTGATCACCCGCAATGGCATTTCTTCAGGAGTTAGTTATCCTTAAAGAGAAATTCTTCTTGAGGCGGTGCGGTTAAACGATGTTTATTGACGAAATTACGCTGATCTGTCATGCCGGTGACGGTGGTCGAGGCTGCATGAGCTTCCGACGTGAAGCTCACGTTCCCCGAGGCGGCCCCGACGGGGGCGATGGCGGCGACGGGGGCGATGTCGTTCTCGTCGTGAACGAGCACCTCAACAGCCTGGGACACCTGGCTGGTCATATGCACTGGAACGCGAAGCGGGGCTCTCACGGTGAAGGGGCGCTCTGTCGCGGCAAGAACGGTGCGGACGCCATTATCGAAGTGCCGCCCGGAACCATTGTCAAAGACGCGGAACGGGGACACGTGCTTCGCGATCTGGCTTCGCCGGGCGACCGTGTCATCGTGGCCAAAGGCGGACGCGGAGGACGCGGCAACAAACGCTTTGCCACTCCGATTAACCGCGCTCCGAAAGAGTTCGAAGTCGGTGAAGAGGGCGAAGATCGAACGATCACGCTCGAACTGAAAATGATTGCCGATGTCGGTCTGGTCGGAAAGCCGAATGCCGGCAAGTCGACACTGCTGAGTCGCGTTTCGCGGGCCACGCCGGAGATCGCCGATTATCCCTTCACGACCAAGACCCCGAATCTCGGTGTTGTCCAGGTCGGCTGGGATCAGGATTTCGTCGTCGCAGATATCCCGGGGCTGATCGAAGGGGCTCACGCCGGGATCGGGCTGGGCCATGAATTTCTGCGTCATATCGAACGGACCAGACTGCTCGTGCATCTGGTGGAACCCGCGCCGATGGATCAGACCGATCCAGTCGAGAACTATCATCAGATCCGCGAAGAACTTCGTCTGTACGATCTGAAACTCGATGAGCGGCCGGAAATCATTGTCATCACCAAAGCCGAACTGCCCGACTCCGAGGCCGCCGCGGAACTGCTCCGCGAGACCGTTAACGAGCCGGTCCTGGTCATCTCAGCAGTAACGGGTCAGGGACTCGACGAACTGAAGCGGACGATCGTCCGCAAGCTTGCAGAAATCCGCGAGTCGGAATCTCAACCGACCTCGTCGGAGTAGTCCGATCCCATCCTTGCGAAAGTCGATCGCTCCACTGGCGTTTCCGATCGAAACGCACTCTGTGTCCGCTCTTCCTTTTAAGGATCATGAAATGCGACATGCGTTCGCCGCCGTGCTCTGTTCGCTGCTGTTCGTTTCCACGTTCACGGAAGCGGCAGGCAAGGACGGGAATCCCTCGAAGCTGCCTTCCAGCTGGTACGCGAACTTCGGCTACTGGGAACTGAACGACGACACGCTCGTCTGTCGCGAGCTGAAGGAAGACAAGCACGCGGGAGCGGCCCGTCTGAAGACACCCCTGACGGACGGATCGATTACCTGTCGCGTGAAATTCGAGGACGGAGCGAAGTTCTTTCACATCGGCTTCGATCCCGCTCCCGGAACGCTCGACAAGAAAGGGCACCTCTACTCGCTGGTGCTCACGCCGCAGTCGGCGATGATCAAGAAGCATCGCGACAAGAACAGGGAGGATTCCAAAGACGAGACGCTGGCGACGGTGCGTTTCGAGAAACCCCTGGAGGGCTGGCATTCGGTGAAGCTGACCGCCTCCGGGAAGGACGTTCGCGTCAGCATCGACAATCAGTATCAGCTTACGGCGTCCGATGATTCGTTCGGCGTGAAGAAGCCGGGCGTGGTGTTTCGCGTCGGAGGCGGAGACGTTCATGTCGACCAGATTGAAGTGGCTGTCGAGAAGCCGTAGTTCTGCCATTCCGCTTCAGGAATGAGACGTTACACTTCATGTCAGGCCTCTGCGGAGGCGATGATTTCCCGCCAGCGGATCGTTACGATCGCCAGCCACGGACCACATCATACAACCTAAGGAATGACCTCGTGCCAAGCCGTTTGAACGCAGACGACTTCTATCCTCGAGAGGATCGGCACGAAGCGGGCAAGGAGTCGGTGTCTCCCGGGACAAGCCGACAGCAAAGCGCCCAGGAGTGTTCACCGTTGATGCATCGACTTTCGCTCAGTCAGATGACGACCAAGAAGTGGAGTTTCGAAGACGACCTGGAAGCGGTCCAGAAACTCGGACTCCGGCACATTGGCCTCTGGCGATGGAAATACGAAGAAATGTCCGAGCAGGCCGCCGCGAGCCTGCTCGAAAAATATCAGCTGCGACCTTCCAGTATTTCCTGGGTGGGCGGCTTCACAGGAACCAACGGCTATCTGCTCGAAGATTCTCTGGCTGAAGCCGAGGAAGTGATCCGCTTTGCAAGCTGGATCGGTTCGCGCAATGTGATTGTCTGCACCGGCGAGCAGGGGCGACACATTCATTCGCACGCTCTCCGCCTCGCAGTTGAATCGCTCAAGTACCTGGGCGATTACGCAGCGGAGTACGGCATTGAGCTGGCCGTGATGCCGATGTCGGCTTCCGCCTCTTACGGGTGGACTTTCCTGACCTCGCTGCGAAAATGCAGAGAGCTGATCGAGGAATGCGACCATCCCTATGTCGGCGTTTGTCTGCACAGTTATTACGCGTTGCAGGAGCGTCACTGGAAGAGCGAGATCCGAAGCCTGCTGCCCACCGTGAAGCTGGTTCGGCTCTGCGATGGTCAGTCGTCGGCGAAACCGCGTCGGCAGTGCCTGCCTTATTCCGGAAAGATGAACCTGACGGGCTGGCTGGATTTCCTCGAATCGAATGGATACCGTGATATTTACGAGATCGACACGTGGTGCGATGAAGTGTGGCAAAGTGATCACATTGAACCGTTCCAGCGATCTCTTGAAGCCCTCAACGCTCACTTTCCTTCCTTCCGCGACGAAGGGTAGATCGCGTGGGTCGTCGTAGCGTGTGCCACCCGGACGCCGTTCAAGGATGTTCAACACCAGCCGCTATGATTCCCGGACAAGGTCTAACCGCGTCGCAGCGACTTGCCAGGCGACGCGAACAGAATGTCCAGCCCCCATCTTCTGACGATTGAAGAACTGGCCCGCGAAATGGGCCGGGATCTGCGTGAGGTCGAACGACTTGCGGCCAAGGGGAATATTCCCGGTCGCCGCGTCGACGGTAACTGGGTCTTCCAGGCCAACGAGATCCGCGAGTGGATCGAGAAAGAGTTCGAGAACTACTCGCCCGATCAATGGGAAGCCCTCGAAAGCTCGCAGCAGTCCGAAGAAGTCGATCAGGAATGCCCCGTCACCAGTCTGCTGCAGCTGGAAACGATGGAGGTCCCGATTCAGGCCCGGACGAAACGTTCGGTGCTTGAGCGGCTCGTCAAGCTGGCCGGAAACACCTATCAGGTCTGGACCCCCGACGAAGTCCTGAAGGCCGTCATCGAACGCGAGAACATTCAGAGCACGGCTATGGATGAAGGGG
The sequence above is a segment of the Rubinisphaera margarita genome. Coding sequences within it:
- a CDS encoding sugar phosphate isomerase/epimerase family protein codes for the protein MHRLSLSQMTTKKWSFEDDLEAVQKLGLRHIGLWRWKYEEMSEQAAASLLEKYQLRPSSISWVGGFTGTNGYLLEDSLAEAEEVIRFASWIGSRNVIVCTGEQGRHIHSHALRLAVESLKYLGDYAAEYGIELAVMPMSASASYGWTFLTSLRKCRELIEECDHPYVGVCLHSYYALQERHWKSEIRSLLPTVKLVRLCDGQSSAKPRRQCLPYSGKMNLTGWLDFLESNGYRDIYEIDTWCDEVWQSDHIEPFQRSLEALNAHFPSFRDEG
- a CDS encoding DUF447 domain-containing protein, with translation MPYVLEGLVTTLNEDASVNLAPMGPIPTLDAEGQIQELIFRPFPESRTYRNLIAHPEGVFHVTDRVLPLAQAISRSFASTSVDWLPTKTIHGRLFPDACQAYEFRIRNRDETGQRMVLTAEVVQSHNLRPFLGFNRGAHAVIEAAILASRLHILERNVILHELDRLKVLIEKTADAEGRAAFDLLVHFIHAETQQTGNHADSARDD
- a CDS encoding PTS sugar transporter subunit IIA, giving the protein MSSPHLLTIEELAREMGRDLREVERLAAKGNIPGRRVDGNWVFQANEIREWIEKEFENYSPDQWEALESSQQSEEVDQECPVTSLLQLETMEVPIQARTKRSVLERLVKLAGNTYQVWTPDEVLKAVIERENIQSTAMDEGVAIPHPRNPMPDAIGESIIAFGSSSNGIPFGGTRGLTHLFFLILCRDNTTHLQVLARLGRLFKIPGFLRDLSHAETSEEAYRIIEDAEKTLS
- the obgE gene encoding GTPase ObgE encodes the protein MFIDEITLICHAGDGGRGCMSFRREAHVPRGGPDGGDGGDGGDVVLVVNEHLNSLGHLAGHMHWNAKRGSHGEGALCRGKNGADAIIEVPPGTIVKDAERGHVLRDLASPGDRVIVAKGGRGGRGNKRFATPINRAPKEFEVGEEGEDRTITLELKMIADVGLVGKPNAGKSTLLSRVSRATPEIADYPFTTKTPNLGVVQVGWDQDFVVADIPGLIEGAHAGIGLGHEFLRHIERTRLLVHLVEPAPMDQTDPVENYHQIREELRLYDLKLDERPEIIVITKAELPDSEAAAELLRETVNEPVLVISAVTGQGLDELKRTIVRKLAEIRESESQPTSSE
- a CDS encoding 3-keto-disaccharide hydrolase, whose amino-acid sequence is MQVNSAPRLSLLLTAVVAVLAVTASPILAEEKLNTPPKGFKALFNGKDLTNWQGLVGNPKTRAEMSDEELAEAQKKADEEMRAHWEPKDGILVFDGKGKNLCTKKKYGNFELYVDWKIEPKGDSGIYLRGTPQVQIWDPTVEVERNSVGSGGLFNNKIHPSTPSKCADNPIGEWNTFWIKMVDDKVSVKLNGELVVDNVVLENYWERDKPIYPKEAIELQNHGNTLYFRNIYVKELP